One window from the genome of Dasypus novemcinctus isolate mDasNov1 chromosome 26, mDasNov1.1.hap2, whole genome shotgun sequence encodes:
- the OGG1 gene encoding N-glycosylase/DNA lyase isoform X2: MPEERSCARFRKSRQLWGRGRAHGGRGHRTLTSSPALWASVPCPRSELRLDLVLASGQSFRWREQSPKHWSGVLAGQVWTLTQTEEQLYCTVYRGDEGRAGRPTVEELQALREYFQLDVSLARLYHHWASVDPHFQKVAQKFPGVRLLRQDPTECLFSFICSSNNNISRITGMVERLCQAFGPRLIQLDEVTYHGFPSLQALAGPEVEAHLRKLGLGYRARYVSASARAILEEQGGLSWLQQLREAPYEEAHKALCALPGVGTKVADCICLMALDKPQAVPVDIHVWQIAQRDYGWHPTKTQAKGPSPQANKELGNFFRSLWGPYAGWAQAVLFSADLRQPHPTREPPAKRRKGSKGPEG, translated from the exons ATGCCGGAAGAACGCTCTTGCGCGCGCTTTCGAAAGTCCCGGCAGCTCTGGGGCCGGGGACGCGCTCacggggg CAGGGGGCACCGTACTTTGACCTCCAGCCCTGCCCTCTGGGCTTCCGTGCCCTGCCCACGCTCTGAGCTGCGCCTGGATCTGGTTCTGGCTTCTGGACAGTCCTTCAG GTGGAGGGAGCAAAGCCCTAAACACTGGAGTGGCGTGCTGGCGGGCCAAGTATGGACGCTGACCCAGACCGAGGAGCAGCTCTACTGCACTGTGTACCGAGGGGATGAGGGTCGGGCAGGCAGGCCCACAGTAGAAGAACTGCAAGCCCTTCGCGAGTACTTCCAGCTGGATGTCAGCCTGGCTCGACTGTATCACCACTGGGCTTCTGTGGACCCCCACTTCCAAAAGGTGGCCCAGAAATTCCCAG GTGTGCGGCTTCTGCGACAGGACCCCACCGAGTGCCTCTTCTCCTTCATCTGCTCCTCCAACAACAACATCTCCCGCATCACTGGCATGGTAGAGCGGCTCTGCCAGGCCTTCGGACCTCGGCTCATCCAACTTGATGAGGTCACCTACCATGGCTTCCCCAGCCTGCAGGCCCTGGCTG GACCCGAGGTGGAGGCCCACCTCAGGAAGCTGGGCCTGGGGTACCGTGCCCGATACGTGAGTGCCAGCGCCCGAGCCATCCTGGAAGAACAGGGCGGGCTGTCCTGGCTGCAGCAGCTACGTGAGGCCCCCTATGAGGAGGCCCACAAGGCCCTCTgtgccctgcctggggtgggcacCAAG GTGGCCGACTGCATCTGCCTGATGGCCCTAGACAAGCCCCAGGCCGTGCCTGTGGACATCCACGTGTGGCAGATCGCCCAACGTGACTACGGCTGGCACCCCACCaagacccaggccaagggtccgAGCCCCCAGGCCAACAAGGAACTGG GAAACTTCTTCCGGAGCTTGTGGGGACCTTATGCTGGATGGGCCCAAGCG gTGCTGTTCAGCGCTGACCTGCGCCAACCCCACCCTACTCGGGAGCCACCCGCAAAGCGCAGAAAGGGGTCCAAAGGGCCAGAAGGCTAG
- the OGG1 gene encoding N-glycosylase/DNA lyase isoform X3 — MGIRRQKEEGAGPAAPGMREARGRRGHRTLTSSPALWASVPCPRSELRLDLVLASGQSFRWREQSPKHWSGVLAGQVWTLTQTEEQLYCTVYRGDEGRAGRPTVEELQALREYFQLDVSLARLYHHWASVDPHFQKVAQKFPGVRLLRQDPTECLFSFICSSNNNISRITGMVERLCQAFGPRLIQLDEVTYHGFPSLQALAGPEVEAHLRKLGLGYRARYVSASARAILEEQGGLSWLQQLREAPYEEAHKALCALPGVGTKVADCICLMALDKPQAVPVDIHVWQIAQRDYGWHPTKTQAKGPSPQANKELGNFFRSLWGPYAGWAQAVLFSADLRQPHPTREPPAKRRKGSKGPEG, encoded by the exons atggggatacGGCGACaaaaggaggagggggcaggaccTGCAGCGCCAGGGATGCGGGAGGCTAGAGGCAGGAG GGGGCACCGTACTTTGACCTCCAGCCCTGCCCTCTGGGCTTCCGTGCCCTGCCCACGCTCTGAGCTGCGCCTGGATCTGGTTCTGGCTTCTGGACAGTCCTTCAG GTGGAGGGAGCAAAGCCCTAAACACTGGAGTGGCGTGCTGGCGGGCCAAGTATGGACGCTGACCCAGACCGAGGAGCAGCTCTACTGCACTGTGTACCGAGGGGATGAGGGTCGGGCAGGCAGGCCCACAGTAGAAGAACTGCAAGCCCTTCGCGAGTACTTCCAGCTGGATGTCAGCCTGGCTCGACTGTATCACCACTGGGCTTCTGTGGACCCCCACTTCCAAAAGGTGGCCCAGAAATTCCCAG GTGTGCGGCTTCTGCGACAGGACCCCACCGAGTGCCTCTTCTCCTTCATCTGCTCCTCCAACAACAACATCTCCCGCATCACTGGCATGGTAGAGCGGCTCTGCCAGGCCTTCGGACCTCGGCTCATCCAACTTGATGAGGTCACCTACCATGGCTTCCCCAGCCTGCAGGCCCTGGCTG GACCCGAGGTGGAGGCCCACCTCAGGAAGCTGGGCCTGGGGTACCGTGCCCGATACGTGAGTGCCAGCGCCCGAGCCATCCTGGAAGAACAGGGCGGGCTGTCCTGGCTGCAGCAGCTACGTGAGGCCCCCTATGAGGAGGCCCACAAGGCCCTCTgtgccctgcctggggtgggcacCAAG GTGGCCGACTGCATCTGCCTGATGGCCCTAGACAAGCCCCAGGCCGTGCCTGTGGACATCCACGTGTGGCAGATCGCCCAACGTGACTACGGCTGGCACCCCACCaagacccaggccaagggtccgAGCCCCCAGGCCAACAAGGAACTGG GAAACTTCTTCCGGAGCTTGTGGGGACCTTATGCTGGATGGGCCCAAGCG gTGCTGTTCAGCGCTGACCTGCGCCAACCCCACCCTACTCGGGAGCCACCCGCAAAGCGCAGAAAGGGGTCCAAAGGGCCAGAAGGCTAG
- the OGG1 gene encoding N-glycosylase/DNA lyase isoform X1: MGIRRQKEEGAGPAAPGMREARGRSRGHRTLTSSPALWASVPCPRSELRLDLVLASGQSFRWREQSPKHWSGVLAGQVWTLTQTEEQLYCTVYRGDEGRAGRPTVEELQALREYFQLDVSLARLYHHWASVDPHFQKVAQKFPGVRLLRQDPTECLFSFICSSNNNISRITGMVERLCQAFGPRLIQLDEVTYHGFPSLQALAGPEVEAHLRKLGLGYRARYVSASARAILEEQGGLSWLQQLREAPYEEAHKALCALPGVGTKVADCICLMALDKPQAVPVDIHVWQIAQRDYGWHPTKTQAKGPSPQANKELGNFFRSLWGPYAGWAQAVLFSADLRQPHPTREPPAKRRKGSKGPEG; the protein is encoded by the exons atggggatacGGCGACaaaaggaggagggggcaggaccTGCAGCGCCAGGGATGCGGGAGGCTAGAGGCAGGAG CAGGGGGCACCGTACTTTGACCTCCAGCCCTGCCCTCTGGGCTTCCGTGCCCTGCCCACGCTCTGAGCTGCGCCTGGATCTGGTTCTGGCTTCTGGACAGTCCTTCAG GTGGAGGGAGCAAAGCCCTAAACACTGGAGTGGCGTGCTGGCGGGCCAAGTATGGACGCTGACCCAGACCGAGGAGCAGCTCTACTGCACTGTGTACCGAGGGGATGAGGGTCGGGCAGGCAGGCCCACAGTAGAAGAACTGCAAGCCCTTCGCGAGTACTTCCAGCTGGATGTCAGCCTGGCTCGACTGTATCACCACTGGGCTTCTGTGGACCCCCACTTCCAAAAGGTGGCCCAGAAATTCCCAG GTGTGCGGCTTCTGCGACAGGACCCCACCGAGTGCCTCTTCTCCTTCATCTGCTCCTCCAACAACAACATCTCCCGCATCACTGGCATGGTAGAGCGGCTCTGCCAGGCCTTCGGACCTCGGCTCATCCAACTTGATGAGGTCACCTACCATGGCTTCCCCAGCCTGCAGGCCCTGGCTG GACCCGAGGTGGAGGCCCACCTCAGGAAGCTGGGCCTGGGGTACCGTGCCCGATACGTGAGTGCCAGCGCCCGAGCCATCCTGGAAGAACAGGGCGGGCTGTCCTGGCTGCAGCAGCTACGTGAGGCCCCCTATGAGGAGGCCCACAAGGCCCTCTgtgccctgcctggggtgggcacCAAG GTGGCCGACTGCATCTGCCTGATGGCCCTAGACAAGCCCCAGGCCGTGCCTGTGGACATCCACGTGTGGCAGATCGCCCAACGTGACTACGGCTGGCACCCCACCaagacccaggccaagggtccgAGCCCCCAGGCCAACAAGGAACTGG GAAACTTCTTCCGGAGCTTGTGGGGACCTTATGCTGGATGGGCCCAAGCG gTGCTGTTCAGCGCTGACCTGCGCCAACCCCACCCTACTCGGGAGCCACCCGCAAAGCGCAGAAAGGGGTCCAAAGGGCCAGAAGGCTAG
- the CAMK1 gene encoding calcium/calmodulin-dependent protein kinase type 1 — protein MPGAVDCPSWKQAEDIRDIYDFRDVLGTGAFSEVILAEDKRTRKLVAIKCIAKKALEGKEGSMENEIAVLHKIKHPNIVALDDIYESGGHLYLIMQLVSGGELFDRIVEKGFYTERDASRLIFQVLDAVKYLHDLGIVHRDLKPENLLYYSLDEDSKIMISDFGLSKMEDPGSVLSTACGTPGYVAPEVLAQKPYSKAVDCWSIGVIAYILLCGYPPFYDENDAKLFEQILKAEYEFDSPYWDDISESAKDFIRHLMEKDPEKRFTCEQALQHPWIAGDTALDKNIHQSVSEQIKKNFAKSKWKQAFNATAVVRHMRKLQLGTSQEGQGHTASHGELLPPAAGGPVAGCCCRDCCVEPGPDLPPTLPPQL, from the exons ATGCCGGGGGCAGTGGATTGCCCCAGTTGGAAGCAGGCAGAGGACATCAGGGACATTTATGATTTCCGTGATGTTCTGGGCAC GGGGGCCTTCTCTGAGGTCATCCTGGCTGAAGATAAGAGGACTCGGAAGCTGGTGGCCATCAAATGCATCGCCAAGAAGGccctggaggggaaggagggcaGCATGGAGAATGAGATAGCTGTCCTGCACAA GATCAAGCACCCCAATATTGTAGCCTTGGATGACATCTATGAGAGTGGGGGCCACCTCTACCTCATCATGCAGCT GGTGTCGGGCGGGGAGCTGTTTGACCGCATTGTGGAAAAAGGCTTCTACACAGAGCGGGATGCCAGCCGCCTCATCTTCCAGGTGCTGGATGCCGTCAAGTACCTGCACGACCTGGGCATTGTACACCGGGATCTCAAG CCCGAGAATCTGCTGTACTACAGCCTGGACGAAGACTCCAAGATCATGATCTCCGACTTCGGCCTCTCCAAGATGGAGGACCCGGGCAGTGTGCTCTCCACGGCCTGTGGGACCCCGGGATACGTGG CTCCTGAGGTCCTGGCCCAGAAGCCCTACAGCAAGGCAGTGGACTGCTGGTCCATCGGGGTCATCGCCTACATCCT GCTCTGCGGGTACCCTCCCTTCTATGACGAGAATGACGCCAAACTCTTTGAACAGATTTTGAAGGCCGAGTACGAGTTTGACTCTCCTTACTGGGACGACATCTCTGAATCTg CCAAAGACTTCATTCGGCACTTGATGGAGAAGGACCCAGAGAAGAGGTTCACCTGTGAGCAAGCCTTGCAGCACCCATG GATCGCAGGGGATACGGCTCTGGATAAGAATATCCACCAGTCAGTGAGTGAGCAGATCAAGAAGAACTTTGCCAAGAGCAAGTGGAAG CAAGCTTTCAATGCCACAGCCGTGGTACGGCACATGCGGAagctgcagctgggcaccagccagGAGGGGCAGGGACACACTGCGAGCCATGGGGAGCTGCTCCCACCGGCAGCTGGGG GACCCGTAGCTGGCTGCTGCTGTCGGGACTGCTGCGTGGAGCCGGGCCCAGACCTGCCCCCCACACTGCCCCCCCAGCTCTAG